The DNA region CACCCACCCATCCCCATGTCCAACCAACCCATCCCCACGTCCAACCAAACCTCCCCGTGTCCACCCACCCATCCCCACGTCCAACCAACcctcctctcccaccatccCCACCCCgtgcccacccacccatccatcccagccccacctgCTCTCCACCTCCTCCACCGTCTCCGGCAGCGCCCTGTCCCGCGTCTCTGGCAGGAAGATGGCCACCAGCCCCGACACCACGGGTGCTGCCCCATAGATGACAAAAGGCAACGCGGGGAAGACCTCCCCCACCATCTTCACCAAAGGAGCCGTGATGCTGCCCAACCGGGCCATGGTGTTGGCCAACCCCATCCCCGTCTGCCTGTAGGACACCAAGAGGACCTGAAGGACCAACCTGGGGGGGGTCCACGGCCACCCCATCGCCTCCTCCGACCTGCGCCCCGCTCCTTACCGGATGACGGTGGGGTAGAGCTCCCCCGTGTAGAGGAAGACGCAGTTGAAGGATGCGGCCAAGCAACCCTTCCCAAAGACGGCCAAGGCGGTCCGAAGCATCTGCAGGTCTGTAGGGATGAGGATGGGACATCTGGGATTCACTTTGGTGGCTCCACTTGgagttgggttgggttggagggggggggaggggggcggagGGAGGAGACCCCCAGCCACCAGGATTTTAGCCAAATCGCCCATAAAAAAGCTAAAATCGCTCGGCCTGTGGGTTGCGTTGATGGGTTGAGCTCCTCTTGGCCCTCCCAGGTGGCACCTTCTGGGCTGGAGATGAAGGGGAcacctcctgccacccccccacccccaccctcacCTCGAGGCACCAAGATGTTGGCCAAGATGGCCAAACCAGCCAAGATGAGGGCAACGGATTGGGTGAAGCGTCGCCCCACAAAGGTGATGGTGAGGATGGAGACCAGCTTGGCCGGGATGTCCACAGCCCCAAAGATGAGTTGGATCACGTAGATGTCGAAATCAAAGTTTTGTAGGTCCATGGCCAACCCGTAGTAGGCAAAGCTGGTGGAGAACCTAGGCCAAGAAGAAGCGGGGGAGGGGCAAATGTCAACCTGAGGGGTGGGGGTCACACACCATCCCCTGGTTGGTGGGATCCAACCAGGAGATCTGCAGCTCTTCCTGGAGCGCGTGGGCCAACAGCCCGCCGTTGGCAGAGTCCTGCACTGTGACTCAGTTTCCCTTTCCAATGAGGACCCAGATaaggtggggatgggggtggggggtgggctcAAGGGCTTGGGGGCTGGGTGGGCGCCCACCCCTTGAtgtcctcctccaccaccaggCCTACCACACGAAGCAGAGGCAACAAGAGATGCGGCACAGGACGGGCGTCCGGACCAGGTCAACGACCGTGTGACGACTCTTGGGTGAAGCGATCTCCTTCTGCATGTAGGACCTCAACGCCTAGGGGGAGAGCGAGGCGGGGGGATGGGctctggggtgggggcagggcgCCGTGGGCCCTCTTCtctctggggggggggggaagcggtggggggagcagagagggatGGAGCTTGGGGGGGGAAGTTGaactgggggaggagggaaggaggggtggAGGAACAGGTGGATGGAGATGGTcaggtggggggaggggtggaTGGATGaggatggatgggtgggtgggtggaagTAAAAGGGGCTGTGTGGGTGGGATGGATGGAGGTGGAGGAGATGAGGTGGACGTGGAGGAGATGGAGTGGAGATGGAGGAGGTGAAGTGGAGATAGAGATGAGTTGGAGATGGAAGAGGTGAGATGGAGGTAGAGGAGATGAGATGGAGATGGAGGAGAtgatggagatggagatggaggAGGTGAGATGGAGGTAGAGGAGATGAGATGGAGATGGAGGAGAtgatggagatggagatggaggAGGTGAGATGGAGGTAGAGGAGATGAGATGGAGATGGAGGAGAtgatggagatggagatggaggAGGTGAGATGGAGGTAGAGGAGATGAGATGGAGATGGAGGAGAtgatggagatggagatggaggAGGTGAGATGGAGGTAGAGGAGGTGAGATGGAGATGGAGGAGAtgatggagatggagatggaggAGGTGAGATGGAGGTAGAGGAGATGAGATGGAGATGGAGGAGAtgatggagatggagatggaggAGGTGAGATGGAGGTAGAGGAGATGAGATGGAGATGGAGGAGAtgatggagatggagatggaggAGGTGAGATGGAGGTAGAGGAGATGAGATGGAGATGGAGGAGATGATGGAGATGGACATGGAGGAGGTGAGATGGAGGTAGAGGAGATGAGATGGAGATGGAGGAGATGATGGAGATGGACATGGAGGAGGTGAGATGGAGGTAGAGGAGATGAGATGGAGATGGAGGAGATGATGGAGATGGACATAGAGGAGGTGAGATGGAGATGGAGGAGATGATGGAGATGGACATAGAGGAGGtgagatggagatggagatgatGAGATGGACATGGAGGAGGtgagatggagatggagatggaTGAGATGGACATGGAGATGATGAGATGGACATGGACATGGAGGAGATGAGGTGGAGATGGAGATGATGAGATGGAGGAGATGAGGTGGAGATGGAGATGATGAGATGGAGGAGATGAGGTGGAGATGGAGATGATGAGATGGAGGAGATGAGGTGGAGATGGAGATGATGAGATGGACATCAAGGAGCTGAGATGGAGCTGAGatggagatggaggaggagatggagatGGAGGAGATGGAGATGGAGGAGATGGAGATGGAGGAGATGAGGTGCTGCCAAGGTGGATGTTGGGGACCCCCCCGATGGGACTCCACACGAGGGCCAGGAGCGAAGGACCCCGTCCCCCCATCCCCTTTAGGACACCCTATAGGACACCCCAGGGGACCTGGTTGGGGCCTTTTACCTCTATGTCGAGCTTgtccccttcctctctcctcccgTTTATTCTGGCCACTTTCTGGAGCTCCTTCAGGGCCCGGTGGGACTTGCCCACCGTGACCAGCCAGCGAGCCGATTCCGTCAGCCACCTGTGGGGAGGTGGCCGCAGGCTCCCAGGGGCCGTcccagctgcccccaccccccctccccccgtcCTTGCACCTTCTATCCACGCGACCGGCCGTCTGCACCCAGCTGCCCTTCCGCGCGCCCGGTGAagccctccatccctccctccatccctccctccatccctccatccctccctccatccctccatccctccctccctccatccctccatccctccctccatccctccatccctccatccctccctccatccctccatccctccatccctccctccatccctccctccatccctccctccatccctccctccatccctccctccatccctccatccctccctccatccctccatccctccatccctccctccatccatccctccctccatccctccatccctccctccatccctccatccctccatccctccctccatccctccctccatccctccctccctccctccatcctccctccatccctccctccatcccctccctccctccatccctccctccatccctccctccatccctcctccatccctccctccatccctccatccctccatccctccctccatccctccctccatccctccatccctccctccatccctccctccatccctccctccatccctccatccctccctccatccctccctccatccctccctccctccatccctccctccatccctccatccctccctccatccctccctccatccctccctccatccctccatccctccctccatccctccctccatccctccctccctccatccctccctccatccctccctccatccctccatccctccatccctccctccatccctccatccctccatccctccctccatccctccatccctccctccatccctccctccatccctccctccctccatccctccctccatccctccctccatccctccatccctccatccctccctccatccctccatccctccatccctccctccatccctccatccctccatccctccatccctccctccctccatccctccctccatcccttccctccatccctccctccatccctccatccctccatccctccctccatccctccatccctccatccctcctccatccctccctccatccctccctccatccctccctccctccatccctccatccctccctccctccatccctccatccctccctccatccctccatccctccctccatccctccctccatccctccctccctccatccctccctccatccctccctccatccctccatcctccatccctccctccatcccatccctccatccctccctccatccctccctccatccctccctccatccctcctccatccctccatccctccctccatccctccctccatccctccatccctccctccatccctccatccatGATTCCATCCCTCCATGactccatccctccatccatGACTCCATCCCTCTATCCACCCCATCCATGACTCCATCCCTCCGTGACTCCATCCCTCCATCTATCCCTCCGTGACTCCATCCCTCCATCTATCCCTCCATGACTCCATCCCTCCATGactccatccctccctccctcgctccatccatccctccatccatGACTCCATCCTTCCATggctccatccatccatccatccatccctccatgactccctccctccctccctccctccctccctccatgactccatccctctccccctccccctcacCACGAGTAGAGGAAGAAGCCGAAGAAGGGCAGCGACACGGCCAGCTGCAGCCCGCGCCACGCGGGGAGGGCGTAGGCGACCCCCGCCAGCAGGAACTGCCCGGCCGTGTAGCAGTAGCCCATGAGGGTCCCCACCAGCGCCCGCGTGCGGGTGGGCATCCACTCCAGAGCTGCCGAGAGACCCGGACCCATAGGGCAGAGCCGGAGAGGGCCGGtggccggggggtggggggggggggggaggggcacgTACAGAGGGAGACGCTGTTGAGGAGGATGCCCGAGAAGGCGGCGCCCGTGAGGAAGCGGAAGAGGCAGTAGATGGTGAAGGTGGGGGCGAAGGAGGAGCACGTGCCCATGGCGCCCAGCTGGAGGTAGCACCAGGTGAGCAGCAACCGGCGGCCGAAcctgggggggggaggaggaggaggaaggtggagggaggaggaggaggaaggggtgaggaggaggaagagggggcGAGGAGGAAAAGGGGGCGAGGAGGAAGAAGGTGGGGTGAGGAAGAAGAtggggtgaggaggaagaagatggaatgaggaggaggaggaagggatgaggaggaggaggaagagggggtgaggaggaggaagagggggcGAGGAGGAAGTAGATGGggtgaagaggaggaagagggattgaggaagaggaaaaggggaggaggaggaagatggggtgaggaggaagaaggtgggatgaggaggaggaggaagggatgatgaggaggaagggatgatgaggaggaagaaggtggGGTGAGGAGGCGGAGGAAGGGATGATGAGGAGGAACATGGGgtgaggggaggaagaggggatgagatgaggaggaagagggaaggaggaagaggaagatcGGTGAGGAGTTGGAAGAAGGTgggtgaggaagaagaaggtggggtgaggaggaagcaggtggggtgaggatgaggaagaggggagggggaggaagaagttggagtgaggaggaggaggaagggataaggagaaggaagatggggtgaggaggaggaagaggggatggatggggaggaggaggaggaagatggggtgaggaggaggaagaggagggggtgAGGAGGAAGTAGATGgggtgaggaagaagaagagggggtgaggggggagaaGATGGAGTGAGGAggaaaaggggaggaggaggaagatggggtgaagaggaggaagaggggaggaggtggaggaagacatgaagaggaggaggatggggcgaggaggaggaagagagggagaggagggagagagggtgaggaggaggaagatggggtgaagaggaggaggaagaggggatgatgaggaagaagatggggtgaggaggaggaagatggggaaagaggaggaggaagaggagatgaggaggaggaaagagggggTGATCGAGGAGGAGGACAGGGGGGTGAGACAACCCCCCAggtgtccccccccagcccctccccccaCCTGTCCGAGAGGCCCCCGAAGACGATGCCGCCCACCAGGACGCCGGCCATGTAGAGCGACTGCGCCAACTGCTTCAGACCCCGCGCGCCGCACACCAGGTCCCACTGCCAAGGGGCAAGgtcacggggggggggggaggggcagaggggtgggggtggggtgtccatccccaccccaccccaccccagcccctcaAAACCCGGCCGTGGTGGCTGGTAGGGTTGACCCAACGCAAGAGCCAACGGATGGCCAACCAACGGATGGCCAACGGAAACACCGTGAAAGGTGCCGCTCAACGCTTGGTCGCCCTTCCCAGCATCCCCTGCGGTGGGCGCTccttcgggggggggggggggtcatCTGGCTCCTTTTTGACCTCCTTGGTggccacccccacccacccccaccacccctttCCTCGCCCCGAGCTCTCACGGCATTGAGTCCCTCCACCAAGAGATGAGTGTTGGAAGATGCTCCAGTTGGAAACCCTCAACGTCGTGCTGGGAACGGACCTTTCGCTGGTGCCTCAAGGTGGGAATCTCCCACGGCATCAAGCGGGACGTGCCCCAGCCCCaaatcccaccccaccccccaccctaCCTCCGTGACGATGGTGCTGCTGAAGACGCTACGGTCGTAGGTCCAACCGTCGCGGCAGGGCTCCGTCTCCGGCCAACTACTGTTGGGAACCGACCCATTGACCTCCAAAAGCCACCACTGGGGCGTCACGAAGCGCCGGCACCGCTCGCCACTGGGAATCCAGACCCTCAACCCATCCCGTGAGTCAAGGCCGGTAGCGTTGACCTCCCACCCATTGACCTCCCCACCCAAGCCGGCACCGATGGTCGCTGGTGGCAGCCGTGAAGTTCTGCAGAAGGTTGTGACAAGCCATCAAGAGACGGGCAAGGCCAAGAGGAACGTTGAGGCCACCTGGAAGCGCCCCATCCCCCCACGTGCTCCAGAAGGTCGGCAAAAGCCATGCTGCCACCACCAGAGCCCGATGACGCCCCGTAGCCATGCACCCCCCCCTCCACGCTGGCTGAGTGACCCCAAAAAGGCTGGATTtcaccccaaaaaaccaaaaaaggacTTCTCTGGTTGCCGCGGTGCCATGGCTCCCGCTGCGCGCGGCAGGTGCTGCCCTATATAACGCGGCCGACGGGCGTTTTGGTTAATCGTTGACATCTCCAGGGGTTTTTTCGGGGGGAGTTTCCAGCAGAAGACAAAGgcgggtggggaggggaaagtaCGACCCAAGGTGGGTGGTGGGGCCACCAGATGGTGGCCACGCCACCAAATCCGCTGGCGGCGCTTCGCTCCCTCGTTGGGGTAACGAGAGAAATGGGGCGAAACGGGAGCGATCCGGGGCAGgagggaaataaattatttaaattttttttaacgTTTTTTCCGGgttttttggaggggaaaagTGACTTTTGGAGAGGAACCATCTGGGACCCAACCTCCTTCATCCAGCTCTTGGTGGACCCTCAGGTGGCATCGCGTGGAGGAGGGGGTTGTCTTGGCTTGGGTCAGCGTTGGGTCAACGTTGGGTCAATGTTGGGTCAACGTTGGGTTAATTTTTAGCGATTTTAGCGGTGGGAAGGTGCTGACGGAGGCGACCATGCTCGGGTGGTCACCTGGCTTCGTCAGGGGTTAATTTTTGATGGGGTCAAAGCAaccggggggggggtggggtgggggtggttggTGGGGTCAAGGGACACGTTGGCGGTGGGAGCAAGGGCCGGGGTGGCCGGGGGAAGTCGGGGAAGGGGCATCGTGGTGGTAGATGAGTGGGAGCTTCTCATCCTTCTTCTTCTAGGGGTCTCTCTACTGGGGCAAGGGGTGGGTGCGTTTGGGGTTGTTGGGGGTTGGGTTGTTGGAGGTGACCGCCAATGTGGTGGTCTTGGGTGTCGTCTTATGGGGGTGACCTCGGGGACATGGTTCTTGGGCATCGTCTGACTGGAAGTGACCTCAGGGTCAAGGTTCTGAGGTGTCATTGAAGGTGACCTCCAAGAAAAGGAGGTTCTTGGGTGTCACCTTATGGGTGGTGACCTCAGGGACAAGGTTCTGAGGTGTCATTGAAGGTGACCTCCAAGAAAAGGGGGTTCTTGGGTGTCACCTTATGGGTGGTGACCTCGGGGATGAGCTTATGAGGTGTCATCTTACTGAAGGTGACCTCCACTGTGGTGCTCTTGGGTGTCATCTTATGGGGGGTGACCTTGGGGACACGATTCTTGGGCATTGTCCCATCGGAGGTGACCTCGGACCTATCAGACGTGGTTTTTTGGGTGCCACTTGTTGGAGGTCACCTTGGGGGGGGCTCAGAGAACACCCTGAGACATTTTCCCCACTGGACCTGCTTTATTCCTCCAAGGacaccccctgcccaccccaggtCACCAGCTGTCCCCAAAACAGGGATGGGGACCCATGGGTGAGGGTGGGTGATGGTGGCCGGGCATAGGGTGCTGTCCcaaccccacccacccacccaccccccgccatGGTCCTTCAGGCCTCCTTCTGTGGGCCCTTGTcgtggggctggagggggatCTTCTCTTTGTGGTCCTTCATCTTCTTCCGCTTGGCcctggaggaaggaagaggaggaggaggagggtccCGTagggcagggcaggaagggTGGGGGTGGCGCACCCATCGGTCCAGCCACTCGGCCACCCGTATCGCTCCTTCTTCTGCCCACCCACTCATCCACTTGTTCCTCCACTCGTGCGTCTGTCCCTCCACCCAGAAGTTCGTCATCTTTCAGTCTGTCCGTCTGTCTAACCATCCATCCATCATCATCcatcatccatccatccaaccatccatccatccatcatcATCCATCATCCAACCCAttatccatccatccaaccaTCCACCCATCATCATCCATCATCCAACCATCCATCCATCATCATCCAACcatcatccatccatccatcatcATCCAACCATCTTTCAACCAACCATCCATCCGTCGTCGTCCATCATCCAACCATCAACCAACCATCCATCAATCCATCATCATCCAACCACCATCCCAACCACCATCCAACCATCATCCAACCATCCAACTGTCCACCTATCATCATCcaaccatcatcatcatccatCCAACCATCCATCCAACCATCCAACTGTCCACCTATCACCATCCAACcatcatccatccatccatcatcATCCAACcatcatccatccatccatccatcatcATCCAACCATCATTCAACCATCCATCCATCATCATCCAACcatcatccatccatccatcatcATCCAACCATCATTCAACCATCCACCTATCACCATCCAACcatcatccatccatccatcatcATCCAACcatcatccatccatccatccatcatcATCCAACCATCATTCAACCATCCATCCATCATCATCCAACcatcatccatccatccatcatcATCCAACCATCATTCAACCATCCATCCATCATCATCCAACcatcatccatccatccatcattATCCATCATCCAACCATCCAACTGTCCACCCATCgtcatccatccatccgtcaTCATCCAACCATCCATAATCACCCAACCACCCATCCATCATCATCCATCACCCAAACACTCATCCATCGTCATCCATCACCCAACCGTCATCATACAACCACCATCCAACCATCATCCAACCATCATCATACAACCACCATCCAACCACCATCCAACCACCCATCATCATCCATCACCCAACCCCCATCCAACTGTCCACCCATCATCATCCAACCATCCGTCCATCGCCATCCACCCCtcacccatccatccatccatcctccacccacccaccccttccTCCCACGTGCCCACCTGCTCTCCACCTCCTCGATGGTGTCGGGCAGGGGCGTGTTGAGGGTCTCTGGGAGGAACCCGGCCGCCACGGCTGCCACCACGGGGGCCACCCCGTAGACCGCGGGGGGCAAGAAGGGGTAGTACTCATCCATCATCTTCACCAGCGGCGCTACG from Falco biarmicus isolate bFalBia1 unplaced genomic scaffold, bFalBia1.pri scaffold_316, whole genome shotgun sequence includes:
- the LOC130143497 gene encoding LOW QUALITY PROTEIN: solute carrier family 22 member 6-A-like (The sequence of the model RefSeq protein was modified relative to this genomic sequence to represent the inferred CDS: inserted 2 bases in 1 codon) — encoded protein: MATGRHRALVVAAWLLPTFWSTWGDGALPGGLNVPLGLARLLMACHNLLQNFTAATSDHRCRLGWGGQWVXEVNATGLDSRDGLRVWIPSGERCRRFVTPQWWLLEVNGSVPNSSWPETEPCRDGWTYDRSVFSSTIVTEWDLVCGARGLKQLAQSLYMAGVLVGGIVFGGLSDRFGRRLLLTWCYLQLGAMGTCSSFAPTFTIYCLFRFLTGAAFSGILLNSVSLSLEWMPTRTRALVGTLMGYCYTAGQFLLAGVAYALPAWRGLQLAVSLPFFGFFLYSWWLTESARWLVTVGKSHRALKELQKVARINGRREEGDKLDIEALRSYMQKEIASPKSRHTVVDLVRTPVLCRISCCLCFVWFSTSFAYYGLAMDLQNFDFDIYVIQLIFGAVDIPAKLVSILTITFVGRRFTQSVALILAGLAILANILVPRDLQMLRTALAVFGKGCLAASFNCVFLYTGELYPTVIRQTGMGLANTMARLGSITAPLVKMVGEVFPALPFVIYGAAPVVSGLVAIFLPETRDRALPETVEEVESRRRRRRRESSEGQSRQP